A window of Variovorax sp. HW608 genomic DNA:
TGTCGTCAACAACAACGCCGGCAACAGCGACGCCGGCCTGGCGGCCCTCCTCAAGGCGGGCCGTGTCCGCAAGATCATCTGCAGCTTCCCGCGCCAGGCCGACAGCTATGTGTTCGACGAGCTCTACCGCACCGGCAAGCTCGAACTGGAACTGGTGCCGCAGGGCAACCTCGCCGAGCGCATCCGTGCGGCCGGCGCGGGCATCGGTGCCTTTTTCTGCCCGACGGGCTTCGGGACGCAGCTCGCGGGCGATCGCGAAACGCGCGAGATCAACGGCAAGCAGTACGTGCTCGAATACCCCATTCGCGGCGACGTTGCGCTGATCAAAGCCGAGCGCGGCGACCGCTGGGGCAATCTCACGTATCGAAAGGCCGCGCGCAATTTCGGTCCGGTGATGGCGATGGCTTCCAGCCGCACCATCGCCACCGTGCACGAAATTGCCGAACTCGGCGAGATGGATCCCGAGACCATCGTCACGCCGGGCATCTTCGTCCACCGGATCGTCAAGATCGATCGCGTCGCCACGCAGGCCGGCGGCTTCAAGAAGGCAGCATGAACATGTCCAGCTACACCCGCCGCACCAAGGACCAACTGGCCGCACGCGTCGCGCAGGACATCTTCGACGGCGCCGTCGTCAACCTCGGCATCGGCCAGCCCACGCTCGTCGCCAACCATCTTCCTGCCGGCCGCGAAGTCATCCTGCACAGCGAGAACGGCATCCTCGGCATGGGCCCGGCGCCCGCCGAAGGCCAAGAGGACTACGACCTCATCAACGCCGGCAAGCAGCCCGTGACCCTGCTGCCGGGCGGCGCCTACTTCCACCACGCCGACAGCTTCGCGATGATGCGCGGCGGCCATCTCGACATCTGCGTGCTCGGCGCGTTCCAGGTGTCGGCCACCGGCGACCTCGCGAACTGGAGCACCGGCGAAGAAGGCGCGATTCCCGCCGTCGGCGGTGCGATGGATCTCGCCATCGGCGCCAAGCAGACCTGGGTCATGATGGATCTGCTCACCAAGAAGGGCGAGAGCAAGATCGTCGACAAATGCACCTATCCTCTGACCGGCATCGGTTGCGTGAAGCGGGTGTATTCCGATCTCGCGACCCTCGAATGCACGACCTCCGGCCTCAAGCTGATCGACAAGGTCGACGGCCTCGAACACGCCGAACTTGAAAAGCTGGTCGGCCTGCCGGTCGCCGCCGCCTAACCTTGTTCTCCGGAGACTCACCATGAAGCAGGAAGCTTTCATTTGCGATGCCGTGCGCACTCCTTTTGGCCGCTACGGTGGCTCGCTCGCAAGCGTCCGGGCAGACGACCTCGGCGCGGTGCCACTGCGCGCCCTGATGGAGCGCAACAAAAACGTTGACTGGCAGGCTGTAGGGGATGTGCTTTACGGATGCGCCAACCAGGCCGGCGAGGACAACCGCAACGTTGCACGCATGTCGTCCTTGCTTGCCGGACTGCCGATCGAACTCGGCGGCAGCACCATCAACCGCCTCTGCGGCTCGGGCCTCGATGCGGTCGGCACCGCCGCGCGTGCGATCAAGGCGGGCGAAGCCGGCCTGATGATCGCGGGCGGCGTCGAAAGCATGAGCCGGGCACCCTTCGTGATGCCCAAGGCCGAGAGCGCCTTCAGCCGCTCGAACGCGGTTTATGACACCACCATCGGCTGGCGCTTCGTCAACAAGCTGATGAAGGCGCAGTACGGTGTCGATTCGATGCCCGAGACGGCCGAGAACGTCGCGACCGACTACAAGATCGAACGCGAGGCGCAGGATCGCATGGCGCTGGCCTCACAACAGCGTGCGATCACAGCCCAGAGGTCCGGCTTCTTCGATGCGGAGATCGTTCCGGTCATGGTGGCGCAGAAGAAGGGCGACCCACTGTTGGTCGACAAGGACGAGCATCCGCGCGACACGACACTGGAAGCACTGGCCAAGCTCAAGGGGGTTGTGCGCCCCGACGGAACCGTGACAGCAGGCAATGCGAGCGGCGTCAACGACGGCGCGGCAGCGCTGCTGCTGGCCGACGAGGCAAATGCAGCTAGGTTCGGCCTGACCCCTCGCGCGCGGGTGGTTGGCATGGCGACCGCCGGTGTGCCGCCCCGCGTCATGGGGATCGGCCCGGCGCCAGCGACGCAGAAGGTTCTGCAATTGACGGGACTCAAGCTCGACCAGATCGACGTCATAGAACTCAACGAGGCCTTCGCGGCCCAGGGGTTGGCAGTGCTACGCCTGCTGGGCCTGAAGGATGACGACGCTCGCGTGAACA
This region includes:
- a CDS encoding 3-oxoacid CoA-transferase subunit A; amino-acid sequence: MRSFACSFRETSLRILVLLQGADLRGPSIVSKDLTVVNNNAGNSDAGLAALLKAGRVRKIICSFPRQADSYVFDELYRTGKLELELVPQGNLAERIRAAGAGIGAFFCPTGFGTQLAGDRETREINGKQYVLEYPIRGDVALIKAERGDRWGNLTYRKAARNFGPVMAMASSRTIATVHEIAELGEMDPETIVTPGIFVHRIVKIDRVATQAGGFKKAA
- a CDS encoding 3-oxoacid CoA-transferase subunit B — its product is MSSYTRRTKDQLAARVAQDIFDGAVVNLGIGQPTLVANHLPAGREVILHSENGILGMGPAPAEGQEDYDLINAGKQPVTLLPGGAYFHHADSFAMMRGGHLDICVLGAFQVSATGDLANWSTGEEGAIPAVGGAMDLAIGAKQTWVMMDLLTKKGESKIVDKCTYPLTGIGCVKRVYSDLATLECTTSGLKLIDKVDGLEHAELEKLVGLPVAAA
- the pcaF gene encoding 3-oxoadipyl-CoA thiolase, translated to MKQEAFICDAVRTPFGRYGGSLASVRADDLGAVPLRALMERNKNVDWQAVGDVLYGCANQAGEDNRNVARMSSLLAGLPIELGGSTINRLCGSGLDAVGTAARAIKAGEAGLMIAGGVESMSRAPFVMPKAESAFSRSNAVYDTTIGWRFVNKLMKAQYGVDSMPETAENVATDYKIEREAQDRMALASQQRAITAQRSGFFDAEIVPVMVAQKKGDPLLVDKDEHPRDTTLEALAKLKGVVRPDGTVTAGNASGVNDGAAALLLADEANAARFGLTPRARVVGMATAGVPPRVMGIGPAPATQKVLQLTGLKLDQIDVIELNEAFAAQGLAVLRLLGLKDDDARVNINGGAIALGHPLGASGARLVATAINQLHKEKGRYALCTMCIGVGQGIAVILERV